The Oncorhynchus kisutch isolate 150728-3 linkage group LG8, Okis_V2, whole genome shotgun sequence DNA segment cacacacacacacacacacacacacacacacacacacatagactgtTAAACACATGTGTATTACaatactcacacatacacacattgcagtctctctttttcttacacacacacacacacacacacgtcaacacattcacatacacactctcattcacacacacagacaaacacatgcacaaagccacacacatactcactagGATGGATCTTCTGCAGTTGAATGTGTCTCTCCAGCTTCCTCCTGAGTCCCAGCTGGCAGCCATGTTTCCCCAGAGTTCCATCGTCCACTAACAGGAAGTGGGAGTGCAGGCTGTTCAAACACACAGTTTTGCTCAAGGGGCTTCTCAGGGGCTGGTAAGGCCTGAGCACCTGGGTTAAGTATCAGAAAACAGGACAGAAAAACGGATCAGaaagcaggttgagagaaaatAGAGGATTTGAGATAGTCCAAGCGGAAAAGTGAGAGCACATGGTAGCTCAAAAGAGATAAAAGGTGACATTTCTGTGGTTAAAATGAGTACAGATCCGTGGAAAAAATACAGCAAATATTCTTATAAGGTGGCAGAATGGTGTAgctctttcctgcagtcaaatgacctagtggcctcatgggtggagtGTTATTCatattgatttcaaaaaagccgcttaaaatccagtgtttctatgtcacATGGttttatttcagtcttctgtgatgtataaaaGTGCAATATTGGGGTGCATTCTCAAAATGCactacatttcaactctatagaAGTCttcttttttaagcccataaccatgtgtgtgaggtgtatgcTTTTGTTTGAAGGTACATTTATTTAAGACTAGCAAGAAACATtctctgtgaccctgatttagcctgCTGCAGTAAAAGGTTCATTTGAAACGTTCCTTAAAAGCACTGATATCTTTACAGAGAACAACACTCACATCTCTCCCTATAAGGTCACCGTGGTTGTCAATTACGCCCCAGGGCGTGACCCCTACAGCGTTCCTCTTTCTGCGGCCATTGGTGCCGTATGCTTTCACAGCCTCCCCTACATACAGGGACACACCTAGGAAGGGTCGGATACTCAGTCCACTTACACACATATAAACGTaatcccacacacacagtataacacATGTAGTCAGccaaaatcacacacacagatgctcACATCCACCCATGCTTACTGTCTTAATTAAAGCCACAGTGCAAAATGAATCTGCATTATTTCACACACCTGTGTTGATGCCGTCTGTGAATATCCAGGCTCCAGTGCTCTGGGCTGCAGTTATCAGGCCTTTGCTGAAGGCCTGTCTAACcttgagggggagagggaagttCTCTGCTCCCCCGTGGACCGTCAGCAGTAGTTTAGGCCGTTCCATCTGCCACTCCCTCAGCATCAGCTGCAGCAGAGCCTCAGCCTTTGTGTCGACAGCAACACGAACGTACTGCACAGTCATCACATAAAGCATGGTCAACCACATGAATATGAGATAACAGTTCCTAACAAGCTTCCAAGTGGTAAATACAAGTGGGAAACTCGGGTAGCATCGTTGCACGCTCAGTTGGGTATTTCGGAGTTTCCTAGTTTCGACTAGCACATGAATGCAGCAATAGCTACAGACCTTGGCATGGCAGTTACGGT contains these protein-coding regions:
- the LOC116374849 gene encoding transient receptor potential cation channel subfamily M member 7-like, which produces MSHWPGPQAVQEERWSVECHTQASATDAYGTIDFQDSADRNCHAKYVRVAVDTKAEALLQLMLREWQMERPKLLLTVHGGAENFPLPLKVRQAFSKGLITAAQSTGAWIFTDGINTGVSLYVGEAVKAYGTNGRRKRNAVGVTPWGVIDNHGDLIGRDVLRPYQPLRSPLSKTVCLNSLHSHFLLVDDGTLGKHGCQLGLRRKLERHIQLQKIHPRVNQGVPVVCVVVEGGPDIVSMVLDYVSSVPPVPVFVFEGSGRSADLLAFLHKQTAMDRCAVPLSSSTVPCESIRPP